A genome region from Candidatus Alcyoniella australis includes the following:
- a CDS encoding glycosyltransferase: protein MEFTGERLVPGKTPDRDLEREHLARYIFAAGLAKGRRVLDLGCGAGYGAQLLLQSGAQSVLGLDVASEAVEYARQNYSADNLRFEIGDAANPEIEPQSFDLVVCFEVIEHLLQQRELVQAAARTLVPGGLFVVSTPNVAAPSYEEHDNPFHVKELNRKQFDKLLHGAFQHVELLGQSRFAGHAVLPIKGDAQPRIERLDLKQSDLEPLYFVAVCSSRKLPKIKPLLARAPYFGNLDELLSHLKTRDAQIEQRDERIVELQDEVGRSNQWAQGLDQDLKRNERELSRAKLRIAHQSAEIERVRQTLGYRLHQKLAPWARGTLTVLKFATRLTAVALGLVLAVPLGALALVLLVPRLLLAIGLTPLALYVWLRLRLAGSAQPKPTGPIAPAQPIEPQRDGISVIVPTWNGLDLVREYLPGVAQDIAGYAFEVELILVDNGSDDGTAQWVEQHLPQVRVLRLDRNLGFGGGCNAGVEAARFGIVYMLNNDMRVEPGFLEPTWQAFEDRELFAATSRISFEQRDGAARRSEESGLTVAHWHRGLLQLRHLFDNQSDVAPALYAGGGSSGYCKAKFQALGGFDALYEPFYVEDLDLSYRAWKRGFRVLYLPQSAVVHKHRGTIGKHYSRARLFDVFSLNYLRFTWRDITGRGELLRHCLWLPWSAARTLYGRSSPGQGVSLRALIGALKDLPQICAGRTLECKAAVVSDDTVLQISSNPLAFRERCARLAKSPHRSDKSGAPILFISPYCPFPPTHGGAVRMYNVMRQVAKHHPIGLVSMIEHEHERDSRDKLLEICDEVHFMLRGQPDRISWSDPASVQEFYSDEFARLIQRVLARGDYRIVQMEYTILAHFMPQDPRVKTVLTEIDLYFVSYLRAARAQRALGKRLLGFYEWLRMFRYELRWCRRYDLLLAMSEHDRDVLAQYVKETPIEVAPNGVDVEDFKLLPREPDGPELLFVGNFRHAPNLDAALWMAREIFPEVRKRVPDARLAICGPNPPESIARCSADEGIEVAGFVPDLAPRYQRAACFVAPITRGSGTRLKILEAQSSGLPVVSTTLGAEGLAIEHGENLLIADNTADFAQACVRLLTDEALALRLRRNGRELVERVYAWERVGDKLEAAYARLLEEDR from the coding sequence ATGGAGTTCACCGGAGAACGGCTGGTCCCAGGCAAGACGCCGGACCGCGACCTGGAGCGCGAGCATCTGGCGCGCTACATCTTTGCCGCGGGCCTGGCCAAGGGCCGCCGCGTGCTCGACCTGGGCTGCGGCGCAGGGTACGGCGCGCAGCTATTGCTCCAATCCGGCGCACAGAGCGTTCTGGGCCTGGACGTCGCATCCGAGGCCGTGGAGTACGCGCGCCAAAATTACAGCGCCGATAACCTGCGCTTTGAAATCGGCGACGCCGCGAACCCCGAGATCGAACCACAGAGCTTCGACCTGGTGGTCTGCTTCGAGGTCATCGAACACCTGCTGCAGCAACGCGAGCTGGTCCAGGCAGCGGCGCGCACCCTGGTGCCCGGCGGACTGTTCGTAGTCTCCACGCCCAACGTCGCGGCCCCCAGCTACGAGGAACACGACAATCCGTTCCACGTCAAAGAGCTCAACCGCAAGCAGTTCGACAAGTTGCTGCACGGCGCGTTTCAACACGTCGAACTGCTGGGACAGTCGCGCTTCGCAGGCCACGCGGTGCTGCCGATTAAGGGCGATGCACAGCCGCGCATCGAGCGCCTCGACCTTAAGCAAAGCGATCTGGAGCCGCTGTACTTCGTGGCGGTCTGCTCCTCGCGCAAGCTGCCCAAAATCAAGCCGCTGCTGGCGCGCGCGCCGTATTTTGGCAACCTCGACGAACTGCTAAGCCACCTCAAGACGCGCGATGCGCAGATCGAGCAGCGCGACGAGCGGATCGTCGAGCTACAGGACGAGGTCGGCCGCTCCAACCAATGGGCCCAAGGCCTGGATCAAGACCTCAAGCGCAATGAGCGCGAGCTGTCGCGGGCCAAGCTGCGCATCGCGCACCAGAGCGCCGAGATCGAGCGCGTGCGCCAAACCCTGGGCTACCGACTGCACCAAAAGCTCGCCCCCTGGGCACGCGGCACGCTGACCGTGCTCAAGTTCGCAACGCGGCTGACCGCAGTTGCTTTAGGCCTGGTTCTGGCCGTGCCGCTTGGCGCGCTGGCGCTGGTGCTGCTCGTACCGCGGCTGCTGCTGGCAATCGGGCTGACGCCGCTGGCGCTATACGTCTGGCTGCGCCTACGCCTGGCCGGAAGTGCTCAGCCCAAGCCCACGGGGCCCATCGCGCCCGCGCAGCCCATCGAGCCGCAGCGCGACGGGATCAGCGTGATCGTCCCCACCTGGAACGGCCTGGACCTGGTGCGCGAATATCTACCGGGCGTGGCGCAGGACATCGCGGGCTATGCGTTCGAGGTCGAGCTGATTTTGGTGGACAACGGCAGCGACGACGGCACGGCCCAGTGGGTTGAGCAGCACTTGCCGCAGGTGCGCGTGCTGCGTTTGGATCGCAACCTGGGGTTCGGCGGCGGTTGCAACGCCGGGGTCGAGGCCGCGCGCTTCGGCATCGTCTACATGCTGAACAACGACATGCGGGTCGAGCCCGGATTCCTCGAGCCGACCTGGCAAGCGTTCGAGGATCGCGAGCTGTTCGCCGCCACCAGCCGCATCAGCTTTGAGCAGCGCGACGGCGCAGCGCGACGCAGCGAGGAGTCGGGCCTGACTGTTGCGCATTGGCATCGCGGCCTGCTGCAACTGCGGCACCTGTTCGACAACCAAAGCGACGTTGCGCCCGCGCTCTACGCCGGCGGCGGTTCCAGCGGCTATTGCAAGGCCAAGTTCCAGGCGCTGGGCGGGTTCGACGCGCTCTACGAGCCGTTCTACGTCGAGGATCTCGACCTGTCGTATCGCGCGTGGAAACGCGGATTCCGCGTGCTCTACCTGCCCCAAAGCGCGGTGGTGCACAAACATCGCGGCACCATCGGCAAACACTACAGCCGTGCGCGTCTGTTCGACGTGTTCAGCCTCAACTATTTGCGTTTCACCTGGCGCGACATCACCGGCCGTGGCGAGCTGCTGCGCCACTGCCTGTGGCTGCCGTGGTCCGCGGCCCGCACGCTTTACGGCCGCAGCTCTCCGGGACAGGGCGTGAGCCTGCGTGCGCTGATCGGCGCGCTTAAAGACTTGCCGCAGATCTGCGCCGGTCGAACCCTCGAGTGCAAGGCGGCGGTTGTAAGCGACGATACGGTGCTGCAAATCAGCTCGAACCCCCTGGCGTTCCGCGAGCGTTGCGCACGTTTGGCAAAGTCGCCCCATCGCAGCGATAAAAGCGGCGCGCCGATCTTGTTCATCTCGCCCTACTGCCCCTTTCCGCCAACCCACGGCGGCGCAGTGCGGATGTACAACGTGATGCGCCAGGTGGCCAAGCACCATCCCATCGGGCTGGTCTCGATGATCGAGCACGAGCATGAGCGCGACTCGCGCGACAAGCTGCTCGAGATCTGCGACGAGGTGCACTTCATGCTGCGCGGTCAACCCGACCGCATCAGCTGGAGCGATCCGGCCAGCGTACAAGAGTTCTACAGTGACGAGTTCGCGCGGTTGATCCAGCGTGTGCTGGCCCGCGGCGACTACCGCATTGTGCAGATGGAGTACACGATCCTGGCGCACTTCATGCCGCAAGATCCGCGGGTCAAGACCGTGTTGACCGAGATCGATCTGTACTTCGTCAGCTATCTGCGCGCAGCACGCGCGCAACGCGCATTGGGCAAACGGCTGCTGGGCTTTTACGAGTGGCTGCGGATGTTCCGCTACGAGCTGCGCTGGTGCCGACGCTACGATTTGCTGCTGGCGATGAGCGAACACGACCGCGACGTGCTGGCGCAGTACGTGAAGGAAACGCCGATCGAGGTCGCGCCCAACGGCGTGGACGTCGAGGACTTCAAGCTTTTGCCGCGCGAGCCCGACGGCCCGGAGCTGCTGTTCGTGGGCAACTTCCGTCACGCGCCGAACCTGGACGCCGCGTTGTGGATGGCGCGCGAGATCTTCCCCGAAGTGCGCAAGCGCGTACCCGATGCACGGCTGGCGATCTGCGGACCCAATCCGCCGGAGTCGATCGCGCGCTGCTCAGCCGACGAGGGGATCGAGGTCGCGGGATTCGTGCCCGACCTGGCGCCGCGCTACCAACGCGCCGCGTGCTTTGTCGCGCCGATCACCCGCGGCTCGGGCACCAGACTGAAAATTCTCGAGGCGCAAAGTTCGGGCCTACCGGTGGTCAGCACAACCCTCGGGGCCGAGGGGCTGGCAATCGAGCACGGCGAAAATTTACTTATCGCCGACAACACCGCAGACTTCGCCCAGGCCTGCGTGCGGCTGCTGACCGACGAAGCGCTGGCCCTGCGACTGCGTCGCAACGGCCGCGAGCTGGTCGAACGGGTCTACGCCTGGGAGCGAGTCGGCGATAAGCTCGAGGCGGCCTACGCGCGGCTGCTGGAGGAGGACCGATGA
- a CDS encoding nucleotide sugar dehydrogenase, translating into MNLLKKIENRQARVGVIGAGYVGLPLAVEFAKAGFDTTCFDVDPDRIESINRGRSQIQDVPSADVLRLKRDGLLRATGDFEELAQIDAISICVPTPLRKTKDPDVSYVVAAVEEIALRFSPGKLVVLESTTYPGTTDEILQPVLESSGLVCGKDFHLAFSPERVDPGNQQYNTSNTPKIIGGVTPRCTQVACALYGAAVEKVIPVSSTRAAEMVKLLENTFRAVNIGLANETALMCDRLGIDVWEVIDAAATKPFGFMPFYPGPGLGGHCIPIDPHYLSWKLRSLNYTARFIELAGEVNSSMPRYVVERLADLLNARRKPLNGSRVLVLGTSYKRDVSDTRESPALDIIKLLAQRGTLVAYHDPFVKSLDLGEVELESVRLTPQELSSADLTLIVADHSRFNYNSIVRNSQLVLDTRNATRNVRRGRDKIVLL; encoded by the coding sequence ATGAACCTGCTGAAAAAAATTGAGAACCGCCAGGCCCGCGTGGGCGTGATTGGAGCCGGATACGTCGGCCTGCCGCTGGCCGTGGAGTTTGCCAAGGCCGGGTTCGACACCACCTGCTTCGACGTGGACCCCGACCGCATCGAGTCGATCAACCGCGGACGCTCGCAGATCCAGGACGTGCCCAGCGCCGATGTGCTGCGGCTCAAACGCGACGGCCTGCTGCGCGCCACCGGCGACTTTGAAGAGCTGGCCCAGATCGACGCGATCAGCATCTGCGTGCCGACCCCGCTGCGCAAAACCAAGGACCCGGACGTGAGCTACGTGGTGGCCGCGGTGGAGGAGATCGCCCTGCGCTTCAGCCCGGGCAAGCTGGTGGTGCTCGAGTCCACGACCTACCCGGGCACCACCGACGAGATCCTGCAGCCGGTGCTCGAAAGCTCGGGCCTGGTCTGCGGCAAGGACTTCCATCTGGCGTTCTCGCCCGAGCGCGTGGACCCAGGCAACCAACAATACAACACCAGCAACACGCCCAAGATCATCGGCGGCGTGACCCCGCGCTGCACCCAGGTCGCATGCGCGCTGTACGGCGCGGCGGTCGAGAAGGTTATCCCGGTCAGCTCGACGCGCGCGGCCGAGATGGTCAAGCTTTTGGAAAACACATTCCGCGCTGTGAACATCGGCCTGGCCAACGAGACCGCGCTGATGTGCGACCGGCTGGGGATCGACGTCTGGGAAGTAATCGACGCCGCGGCGACCAAGCCCTTCGGCTTCATGCCCTTCTACCCCGGACCGGGCCTGGGCGGCCACTGCATTCCCATCGACCCGCACTATCTGAGCTGGAAACTGCGCTCGCTGAACTACACCGCGCGCTTTATCGAGCTGGCGGGCGAGGTCAACTCCTCGATGCCGCGCTACGTGGTCGAGCGCTTGGCCGACCTGCTCAACGCGCGGCGTAAGCCGCTGAACGGCAGCCGGGTGCTGGTGCTGGGCACGAGCTACAAACGCGACGTGTCCGACACCCGCGAATCCCCGGCCCTGGACATTATCAAGCTGTTGGCCCAACGCGGCACGCTGGTCGCGTATCACGATCCTTTCGTCAAAAGCCTCGATTTGGGCGAGGTCGAGCTGGAGTCGGTGCGGCTAACGCCGCAGGAGCTGTCTTCAGCCGACCTGACGTTGATCGTAGCCGACCACTCGCGCTTTAACTACAACTCGATCGTGCGCAACTCGCAGCTGGTGCTGGACACGCGCAACGCCACGCGCAACGTGCGCCGCGGCCGCGACAAGATCGTTTTACTTTAG
- a CDS encoding RNA pseudouridine synthase, whose product MIREQGPKRERPAPLPGIRLLYCDDDLVVADKDAGLLSDPGRDKLEGTLLDLIEIELGYEVLPVHRLERWTSGVTIVARHEQARSFLERQFQEQQVGELYLAIVSGAPPAAATIDLPLRAMKARGSVDVRTQMICLERFARHAMVACRTNGANQTQVREHLAAAGFTLLGDAANSGERELLLSSIKRGYRSKSERPERPLISRQALHCARLEIKLPASDLPQAFEAPQAADFALALKMLRKYSA is encoded by the coding sequence ATGATTCGCGAACAGGGGCCTAAGCGCGAGCGGCCTGCGCCGTTACCGGGAATACGCTTGCTGTACTGCGATGACGATCTGGTGGTCGCCGACAAGGACGCCGGACTGCTCAGCGATCCGGGACGCGATAAGCTCGAGGGCACGCTGCTGGACCTGATCGAGATCGAGCTGGGTTATGAGGTGCTGCCGGTGCACCGGCTCGAGCGCTGGACGTCGGGAGTGACGATCGTCGCGCGCCATGAGCAGGCACGCAGTTTTCTCGAGCGGCAGTTCCAGGAGCAACAGGTCGGCGAGCTCTACCTAGCCATCGTCAGCGGCGCGCCGCCCGCGGCCGCGACCATCGACCTGCCGTTGCGCGCCATGAAAGCGCGCGGGAGCGTGGATGTCCGGACCCAGATGATCTGTTTGGAACGCTTTGCGCGCCACGCAATGGTCGCCTGCCGGACCAACGGAGCAAATCAGACCCAGGTGCGGGAGCATTTGGCGGCAGCGGGTTTCACTTTGCTGGGCGACGCGGCCAACAGCGGCGAACGCGAACTGCTGCTCAGCTCGATCAAGCGCGGCTACCGCAGTAAGTCCGAACGGCCCGAGCGGCCGCTGATCAGCCGTCAGGCGCTACACTGCGCGCGACTCGAGATTAAGTTGCCCGCAAGCGATCTGCCGCAAGCGTTCGAGGCGCCACAGGCAGCCGACTTCGCCCTGGCGCTGAAGATGCTGCGCAAGTATTCAGCCTAA
- a CDS encoding RluA family pseudouridine synthase yields MIKLTVDGSCEGVRLDAYLAAAINDLSRNHARELIEGGEVLLNGRPCKVKGALLDPGDVVELDPPVLDMAVDPEPDMPLRVAFEDEFFVAVDKPPFQHVHPLKPGERGTLAGTILARYPEMSGVGFGPEQPGLVNRIDFHTSGLVLAARDQQTFEAFRTLFSYKRIAKSYLALVRGEPENTRLTWPISSAVGRGNQRVRVLRDPQEAPRVALEARTDVYVIESFVSAALVLAVMRTGVRHQVRAHLANAGWPIVGDPLYGESRGAPRTMLHAAGLEFDHPRSGVPLEIRCPTPEDFEALKHAMVGAAQP; encoded by the coding sequence TTGATCAAACTGACTGTTGATGGTTCCTGCGAAGGAGTGCGGCTCGACGCCTACCTGGCCGCGGCGATCAACGATCTGAGCCGTAATCACGCCCGTGAATTGATCGAGGGCGGCGAGGTGTTGCTCAACGGCCGTCCGTGCAAGGTCAAGGGCGCGTTGCTTGATCCGGGCGACGTGGTGGAGCTCGATCCACCGGTCCTGGACATGGCGGTCGACCCCGAACCCGACATGCCGTTGCGCGTGGCGTTCGAGGACGAGTTCTTCGTGGCGGTGGACAAGCCGCCGTTCCAGCACGTGCATCCGCTCAAACCCGGCGAGCGCGGGACTCTGGCCGGCACGATTTTGGCGCGCTACCCCGAGATGTCCGGCGTGGGCTTCGGCCCCGAGCAGCCGGGATTGGTCAACCGTATCGATTTTCATACCTCGGGCCTGGTGCTCGCGGCGCGCGATCAGCAGACCTTCGAGGCCTTCCGCACGCTGTTTTCGTACAAGCGGATTGCCAAGTCGTACCTGGCGCTGGTGCGCGGTGAGCCCGAGAACACGCGGCTGACCTGGCCGATCAGCTCGGCCGTGGGACGCGGCAACCAGCGGGTGCGGGTACTGCGCGACCCGCAGGAGGCGCCGCGCGTTGCGCTCGAGGCGCGTACCGACGTCTACGTGATCGAGAGCTTCGTCAGTGCGGCCCTTGTCTTGGCCGTGATGCGCACCGGAGTGCGGCACCAGGTGCGCGCGCATCTTGCCAACGCCGGTTGGCCGATCGTCGGCGACCCGCTCTACGGCGAGAGCCGCGGCGCACCGCGCACGATGCTTCACGCCGCGGGACTTGAGTTCGACCATCCGCGCTCGGGCGTACCGCTCGAGATTCGCTGCCCGACCCCCGAGGATTTCGAGGCGCTCAAGCATGCGATGGTCGGAGCGGCTCAACCATGA